A part of Geothrix oryzae genomic DNA contains:
- the dndA gene encoding cysteine desulfurase DndA, with the protein MTTYLDCNATTPLEPRVQEVVWNYLVEDFGNAGSRTHEFGNRAKQVVQKAREQVASVVRCKTEEVIFTSGATESNNLALLGLAHYGTENGRKHIISSSMEHKAVLEPLEELASRGFDITLINPTAGGWVDPAEVQKALRPDTLLVSLMHVNNETGVIQPIDQVARILDGHAAYFHVDAAQSFGKEIQNLRDPRIELISISGHKIFGPKGVGALITRRRGFKSLPLRPLMFGGGQERGLRPGTVPVHLVAGLGEAAAIAISEFEPRRQACLSFRQGLLKALEPMNPSINGDPDRLVPSTLNVSIPGVSSEAAMVALKGLVAISNGSACTSQSYTPSHVLKSMGLGDDRIREALRISWCHLTEPVDWTPVLAALLGLR; encoded by the coding sequence ATGACGACGTACCTCGATTGTAACGCTACTACACCGCTAGAGCCCCGAGTTCAGGAGGTGGTTTGGAATTACCTGGTCGAAGACTTCGGGAATGCGGGGAGTCGCACCCATGAGTTTGGAAATCGAGCCAAGCAGGTGGTGCAAAAAGCCCGTGAGCAGGTAGCTAGCGTGGTGCGTTGCAAGACTGAGGAGGTGATCTTCACCAGCGGCGCCACGGAGAGCAACAATCTGGCATTGCTCGGGTTGGCTCATTACGGAACCGAAAACGGCAGGAAGCACATCATCAGCAGTTCTATGGAGCACAAGGCCGTGCTTGAGCCGCTAGAGGAGCTGGCCAGCCGAGGGTTCGACATCACTCTGATCAACCCGACCGCGGGCGGATGGGTTGATCCGGCGGAGGTGCAGAAGGCTCTTCGACCTGACACCCTTCTGGTCTCGCTCATGCACGTGAACAACGAAACAGGGGTCATTCAGCCTATCGATCAAGTGGCGAGAATTCTCGACGGCCACGCGGCCTACTTCCATGTTGATGCCGCCCAATCCTTCGGCAAGGAAATCCAGAACCTTAGGGACCCGAGAATCGAGCTGATCTCCATTTCCGGTCATAAAATATTCGGACCAAAGGGCGTGGGGGCCTTGATCACGCGGAGGCGCGGATTCAAGAGCCTTCCACTCCGCCCCCTGATGTTTGGTGGTGGGCAGGAGCGTGGGCTTAGGCCAGGCACAGTTCCTGTCCATTTGGTTGCAGGGCTTGGAGAGGCCGCTGCCATCGCCATTTCTGAATTCGAGCCTCGTCGGCAAGCCTGCCTCAGCTTTCGCCAAGGTCTGCTGAAAGCCTTGGAGCCGATGAATCCGTCCATCAATGGGGATCCTGATCGGCTTGTTCCTTCTACGCTCAACGTGTCCATCCCTGGCGTGAGCTCGGAGGCAGCTATGGTGGCGTTGAAGGGACTAGTGGCCATTTCTAATGGCTCGGCCTGCACCTCTCAGTCCTACACACCAAGTCACGTCCTGAAGAGCATGGGACTTGGTGATGACCGCATTCGAGAGGCCCTCCGCATCTCTTGGTGCCATTTGACTGAGCCTGTGGATTGGACCCCGGTCCTAGCTGCTCTATTAGGGCTTCGGTGA